TTGATTCCATCGATAGTCGGCTACCTCTGGTAACTCCTTCAAATCTTGGTATCCAGAGGTGCTAATTAAATCACTAGCCTCTCTATTGGTAAAAAACCTAATATTTCCAGTTCCTGAAAAGCGATAGTCAAAGTCCAAAGAAAAAGCTCTCTTAATGAAAGTACTATCCTGCTTTAGCAAGTTAAAACCGAGCTGAACACTCAAAGGGGATCGAAAAATAAAAGACTCTTTTGCTTGAATGCCCAATGACTGACTTTGGGGATTCATTCTCAACCAGTGGACTGCTATATCTCTACCTTTCCCTCCCAAATGATAAAGCTCTAAATCCAATTGTCCCGTAATCAAGACTTTTCCGGGTTCATTTTCATTCGGCAAGAGACCTATTACCCCATCAATAACATTTACGTTGCGGTCTCTTAAATAAAAGGTGGGCTTCGCACTTTTATTTTGAAAACTTAACCCAGGCGCATTGCTAAGTTCAAAATAAGGAGTGTTTTGGAGTGTTTTGCTAGATTCAATAAACTCTTTTTGCGAGAATGGAGTACCTGGCTTAATTCCCGTGAGGTTTTGAATAAAAATAGCTTTGGTATTCGTATTGCCGGAAACCTCCACACTATCCCAGGTTATCAGGGGTCCAGTTTCAAGATTAATTGAAGCCAAAACCTCCTTCCCTTCACGCTGTAAACTATCTAGTCTTAGTTGAACAAATGGATAGCCCGAATTTTCAAAAAAATTCAAAACCTGACTGCTCCAATGATTCCACTCCGCAAAACTCGCCTTCCCAATTGGGATTTCTTCCCACACAGGATCGGGTACATTTCCCTTTCTTAACCCTACCAGTTTAAACCTGTCTCCAGACACTAGATTATATTCCAAAGAATCCGTTTTTTCAGTGGTTTTTTCCAAGTAAGCGGCTAAATACCCTTCTGCCACCGCAGTAGTTAAAATGGAATCAAGCGTGCTTTGAACCTTCAGTTCCTCATCAAAATATCTCCAGACTTCTTCGGTAGAATTATCATTCTTCACCTTCAACCAAAAGCCCCCTTGCGCCTGCAAATAGCCAGGACAAAAGAGAAGAATCAGAAGGCCAAAGGATAGGTACTTACTCAAGAGACTCGGGAATGATTATATTCGCAAAATAACAGAAATACATTGGCAGGCATTTATATCCACATACCATTTTGCAAACAAGCTTGTCATTACTGTGACTTCCACTTCAGTACCAACTTGAAAACCATGGAAGACATAGTGGACATGATTAAGCGCGAACTTCTTCTTAGAAAGGACTACCTCTTAAGCTCCCCTGTTGAAACAATCTATTTTGGAGGAGGAACACCTTCTTTGCTACAGCCGAAAATGATTGAGTCTATACTGGAACTTATTCAAAATGAATATTCCTGTGAATGGAAGGAATTAACCCTGGAAGCCAACCCAGATGATTTAAACCCTTCCAGTTTAGCCTCATGGAAATCTCTAGGAATAGACCGCCTAAGCCTAGGAATTCAGAGTTTCAACTCCGATGTATTGAAATTTTATAACCGTGCTCATACTTCTGAAGAGTCGATTCAGGCAATTGATAAAGCCCGAAAAATGGGATTCGAGAAGTTTAGCCTGGATTTAATTTATGGCTTTCCTTATAAAGACCATTCTATTTGGGAGCAAGATTTAAGTAGAGCTATTCAAATTGACCCGGGTCACATTTCAAGCTACGCGCTAACGATCGAGCCGAAAACAGCATTGGGAAATTGGGAAAAGAAAGGGAAGTTTTCTCCTGCAGATGAAGATTTTATCGCAGATCAATTTGAAATGCTTCAGAGTCGAATGGAAGATGCCAATTACATTCAGTATGAAATTTCGAATTTTGCCAAAGAAGACCAATACGCAATACATAACAGCAATTATTGGAAAAGCACTCCTTATCTGGGAGTAGGACCCAGCGCGCATTCTTTTGATGGAAAAAGCCGTGGTGCCAACCCAAGAAGCAATACCTCTTATATAAAATCCCTAAAAGAAAATGAGATTCCAACTGTCCATGAGCGTTTAAGTAGGGAGGATAATCTAAATGAGTACATTCTTACTGGACTCCGGACCATCTGGGGTATAGATTTGGATAGAATTAAGAATCAGTACCAGTTTGACCTGCGCAATCAAAAATCTTCTGTTCTAAACCAAATGAATCAGGAAGGTTGGCTGATATGGAAAGACAATCATCTATCTTTGAGTAAAAGTGGGAAGCTGCTGGCAGATAGTATTGCCGAGGCACTTTTCATCTGAAAACCATTTTCATGAATAAATTCAACCCCCATACCCGTAAAAAAGAATCCGCGCCATTGGAATCTGCTTTCAAGGATTTGTTAAAAGCCTATCGGTTAGAGGGTAAATTTCAAGAAAAAAGCCTGATCCAAGCTTGGCCTCAACTTGTGGGAAAAACAATTGCTGATCGAACAACCTCAGTCTTTATCAAAGAGAAAAAGCTTTTTGTCAAATTGAACTCTGGCCCTGTGAAAAAAGAATTGTTGATGAACAAAGGAAAAGTGATGACTCTAATTGAAGATCAGTTTGGGAAAGGTGTGGTTGAAGACTTGGTTTGTTTCTAACAGAAATCCACCAATCCCTAACAAAGTTTACTTTTTTTAACATTCGATCAAGGCACCTATTTTTTAGTTCTCTCAATATTTCTCACAGTTTGAGTATTATTGTGGAACAATATCCATGATCAAACTACCTAGCATCCATATAGGAAAACTCAGTATGCTCCTGGCCATCTTGGTCTGGCTATCGCTGCTATTTGTGGATTTGGTTCGCCTTTTTGGCATTCTCAACGAATTAGAATCAGGGATTGCTCAAGAATTTACCTGGATCTTAGAGATACTTTTTTTCCTTACAGTCTATATTTTTTACAATTTCTCAATCAACAAAAACAGCCAAAACGACTTCTTAAACCTTATTTGGCGGGCTGCCTCCACTGGAATAGTTGCGGTATTTGTTTCACTGATGATCAATATCTTCTATAACTTATTAGGAGATAGCAATTTGAGCAATGAGCCTTTTTTAAAGAACTTTTTCTATCATGTCAACTTTGCGTTAATCACCATATTTCTGATTTCAGGAGCATTGCTTTGGAAGCATTTGATACTTTATCAAAAAAGTAAACGCGTGGTTAAACAATGGCAGGTTTATGAAATCGCCATGCTAGCTGCCATGTTTTTATTTTTTCAATAAAAATATACTGGATTACAATTTCCTTTTCGGTTTCGTCTTGTTGACTGGCATAGGAATCCTTCTTTCTGCTAATCTAAAATGGATTCCCTATCTGACATTTAGAGAAAAATGGAAATCTCTACTTTTCCTGTTTATCATTCTGATTTGCTGTTTTTACCTATTCTATCAGGTTATCCAATACAGTGACAGAAGGCATTATGTTGTCAATTTGACCGACAACTTATTCTTGATGGCGCTTTTCAGCTTTATTTTCATCTATGCGCTATTTTGTTTTTTAGTCACTCTTTTCAATTTGCCAACCTCTTCAGTTTTTGAACAAAAACTTACGGAAGCCATCAATTTCCAACGATTGAGTCAATCGATTCAACCTGAGGAAAGTGAAGAGCAAGTGCTCGACATTTTAGTGGATTCCTGTATGAGTGCTTCTTATGCAGATGCTGCTTGGTTAGAGTTGGGAGATGAAGATGGACCTAATGGTATACTACAAGAAAGATTCCTAGATAAAGGTCTTCGAAAAGAGTTGACAGAGTTAATCCAAATTCAAAAGGTGGCTCAGGATTGGGCAGTAGAAAAACGGCCTGATAATTTAAATCCTCTTCCACTGAGACTAAATCACAACAGATTTGAATCAGTTCTTTTGGTTCCTTTGGTGATCAACAAGTCTGCGATAGGGAGAATGGTTTTATGCAAGGAAGTACGGGATGGCTTCAACAAGGAGATGGTCAATATCATCAGCACCTTTGTCAGACAAGCTTGTATTGCGGTAGAAAACCATCGTCTTTTAAATCAAGCAATACAAAACGAGCGATATCAAGAGGAATTGAAAATTGCTCAGAGGGTACAAAAATCCCTTCTCCCAACAAAACTGGACCACAATGACACCTTTGACATCTGCGCTTATTCCAATGCAGCTGATGAAGTAGGAGGTGATTATTACGATACATTTAAACTTGATGAAGAACGATACGTAATGATCATCGGCGATGTCTCTGGAAAGGGAACTTCAGCTGCATTTAACATGTCACAGATGAAGGGGATTTTCCAAAGTTTGATCCAACTTAACCTTGGTCCGGCTCAGTTTATGATCAAAGCCAATGCTGCTCTTAGCAGATGTTTGGAACGAAACCATTTTATCACCGCATCCATATTTCTAATAAATACAAAAGAACATTCCATCTGCCATGCACGTGCAGGGCATGTACCAACCCTGATGTATCAGGCCAATGAAAAAAAATCTGATTATCTGGGTATAGATGGCCTTGGATTGGGCATATTGAGAAACATGCAGTATGAAAAACACGTTGAGGAAAAGACATTTCATTATTCTTCAGGAGATGTGTTGGTACTATTTACTGATGGTATCGTGGAAGCAAAAAATCAGAAATCACAGCAATTCGGATTTGAAAGAATAAGAACCTTACTGGAAGTTTATCACGAGCTAAGTCCCAAAGAAATTCAGAACAAGGTTATTGACTCCCTTCATGCATATGTAGGAGGTGATGGGCTAATCGATGATGATTATTCTATCATGGTAGTCAAATTTTCAGATTAAAAAGAAACCAGCATAAACAATGCTTAACATAGAGAAACAAAAAGAAGCCAATCACGACATTCTATTGCTAAAAGGAGAGATAGATGCGAGTAACTCCATGGTATTGGATGAGGCAATGCAGGAACTTCTTACCGGTGGATCCAAGTCTATTTTGGTGGATGGCAGTGAACTGGAATATATCTCCTCAGCAGGTCTGGGTGTGTTTATGTCTTATTTGGAGGATTTTCAGGAGGAAGAGGTACAACTTAAAATCTATTCTCTAACTCCCCGTGTGATGGAAGTTTTCAAAATACTTGGACTCGACCAACTCATCACCATTTACAATAATAAAGAAGAAGCTTTAGAGGCTTAATGAATGAAGCATCAGTTACAAATATATTGTAAAACCACTGCGTTGGCAGACCTGAGAAGCTTCTTGCAACAAAGACTGCAGGAGCTAAAAATGTCTGACAAAGACCAACACCAATTAACATTGGCTGTGGAAGAGGTATGTGCAAACCTCATCATACATTCTCACAATTGTAATGGAAGTGATATTATTCGACTAGAAATTAAGGATTCTCCAGAAAAAATAATTTTTGAAATTACCGATAATGGCAAAGCCTTCAATCTTTTGGATTATGAAGTCCCAGACTTGAAAAAAGTCGTAAGTCAAAAAAGAAAAGGTGGTTTGGGCATCATTTTGGTAAAGACTATCATGGATGAGATAGAATTCGAGTCCAACAAGGGGACCAATACATGCCGATTGATCAAGTGGTTTCGATCCTAATTCTTGTTAAATCACTGATACTGCATTCATTTCCCTTTATTATCTGATAAATTTGTAAAATTGCACTGAATTTAAGGCAAACAGTACATGAACTACCGAACCATTTCGGCCCTTGTTTTATCACTATCCCTAGTTTTAGCGACTTTCTACCCTTTATTGGCTGAGATACAAGCCCAAGGGCAGGATGAGTCACTGATGACTATTGGAGGTAAACCCGTAGAAAAAGACGAGTTGATCTACCTGATCTCTAAAGGAAAAGATTCAGATCCTTCATCTACAGGTATGTCCAGAGATGAGTTTGAGGAAAACCTCAATCAATTCATCAACTATAAGCTAAAAGTAAGAGAAGCCGTTGAGCTTGGAATGGATGAGTCTCAGGAATTTTTAATGGAATTCGAGTCCTATAAAGAAAACCTGAAAGCTCCCTACCTTATCAAAAATTCCTTGGAAGAAGGTGAACTTCGAAAAGCCTATTCCAGGATGCAAGAAGTAGTACGTGCCAGCCATATTCTATTTCAATTCCCGCCTAATGCAAGTCAGGAAGATAGTCTAAGTGTGTTGAGGATGGCTCTGAAAGTAAAGGATCAAATCGAGAACGGTGGAGATATCAATGAATTGGCTTTAGAATATTCCGAGGATCCTTCTGCAAAACAGAACAAGGGGGATTTGGGTTATTTTACAGCTCTTCAAATGGTTCAACCTTTCGAAGATGCGGCTTTTTCATTACAAGCAGGGCAAGTTTCGGATCCTGTCATGACTAATTTTGGATATCACATTATTAAGGTACTCGACAAGCGACCTAATCCTGGTCAAGTAAGAGTTTCACACATCCTAGTGAGAATTGATGCTGATGATCCAAATGCAGAAGATCTAGCTCGAAGAAAAGTTGCAGACATCTATACTGAAATTCAGAAAGAAAATACAGTCTGGGAGAATATTGTAAAAAACTATTCAGAGGACCCTGCTTCCAGCCAAAATGGAGGAATGCTGCCTTGGTTTAGTGTGGGATCGATGATTCCCGAATTTGAGATGGCTGCATTTTCACTGACTGAAATCGGAGAAGTTTCACCTCCGGTAAAAACGAAATACGGATACCATATACTTAGGCTGGAGGACAAAAAGCCAATTGATTCCTTTGAAGATTTAGAGGAAAGTATCCGATCCAGAATTATGCGCGATTCCAGGTCTACCATGATCCAATCACAAGTAATGGCAATTCAGAAATCCAGGTATTCATTCGATGAAAATGAGACTTCGATAGGAAACTTGGAGTCGGAGCTCAAGACATTTACTCAAATTCAACTTCCTGGTGCCGTTGCAGCGAAAGGTTTAGACAATAATGAGCTTTTCACCTTGCAAGGAACCACCTATACGATGAGTGATCTGGTCAATTTCATTGAATCTGAAGAATTGAAAATCCCAGTGAAAACAAGTGCATTTGATGCATGGTATGATCGATTTACTGCCGCAAAATTAAATGAAACCGAGGAGCAAGATATCCTTCAAAACAATAAGGAATATCAAATGCTGCTGAAGGAATATCACGATGGCATTTTAATGTTTTCCTTGATGAATCAGGAGGTTTGGCAAAAAGGTCTTCAAGATTCCTTAGGACAAAGATCATTCTATCAAGAAAACATTCAGGATTACCAGTGGGATGAGCGCGTGGATGCTTTTATCGTGAAAGTTTTGGATATGAATCAGCTGAACGAGGCAAGAGCAAAGTTGAGGGGAAGTACTTTATCGACAGAGCTTATTTCCAGCTTTGAGTCCGAATTTAAATCCAATAATCCGCTTGCTTATCAAACAGAAAGTGGATTGTTAGAATTCAACAATCACCCAGTTCTTTCAGAGGCAAATTTGAATGAAAGCTATCAAGAAATTGAAGTAAATGGACACTTACATTTAATTGTATTAGGTGATAAATTGCCCGCTGGTCCAAAGGATTTTAGTGAAACAAGAGGCTTAGTCATTCGTGATTATCAAGAATTCTTGGAAAAATCGTTGACCGATAGGCTGAAAGAAAAATACCCAGTACAGATAAATAATAAGTCTAAGGAAGAAGCTTTTGTTTCCTTAAACCAATAAATAACGTAAAAGACTATACTCAACCGAAATAACGGATTGAACCAAATACCAATGAAAATACTAAACCGATTTACACTGACTTTACTGTCATTTTGGATGATTTTACCACTGGCCGCCCAAGAAGCACCTGCAAACGGTTCAGGTCAGGTTTTGGATAAAATCGTCGCAAAAGTAGATAACAATATCCTTTTAGAATCTGATATTCAAAGAGCTTACTTAGAAGCGTTAGCACAAAGACAAGAAGGAGTAACCCCTCCTACCAGATGTGAGGTTTTTGAGTCCTTGATGGTAAATAAACTAATGGTGGCCAAAGCTGAAATTGATTCTGTCGTGGTAACCGATGCTGAGGTTATGCTTCAGACTGACCAGAGGTTCAACATGGTTTTACAGCAATTCGGAGGTAATGAAGAGACTCTTGCCGAGGTATATGGCAAAACTGCTGATCAGATTAAAACAGAAATAGAAGACGTCATTAAGGAGCAGCTCATCGTACAAAGGATGCGTGGTAAAATCACCGAAGGGTTGACGGTATCACCAGCTGAAGTTAGAGCCTTCTATAATGCGATTCCAAAAGATTCTTTACCTCTATTTACTTCAGAAGCTACTGTAGGTCAAATCGTAAAGAAACCAGAAGTTAGTCCAAAGATTAAAGAGGAGATTTTTGAGAAACTTAGACAGTTTAAGCAAGACATTTTAGATGGAAAATCAACTTTCTCTGAGCTTGCCACTGCTTATTCAGAAGATCCTGGATCAAGAACACAGGGCGGAGATTTAGGATTTTTCAGAAGTGGAGAATTAGCCCCAGAATATGAAGCTACTGCATTGGCATTAAAGCAAGGAGAAATTTCCGAGCCGGTGGAATCTGACTTTGGAATCCACTTGATCCAGCTCTTGGAGAAGAGAAATGGTTCTTTCAATACGCGTCATATCCTAATGATACCAAAACCATCAGAGGATGATTTGAAAAAAGCGGAGAGATACCTAGATAGTCTTAAAACAGAAATCAATAACGGAACCATTGAGTTTGCTAAAGCTGCGAAGGAATTATCTGATGATAGAAACACTTCTGATAACGGCGGATTCTTTGTGGATCCTGCCACTAATTCCAATAGACTTTCACTTCGTACATTAGAAGATCCGGTGCTCTATTTCACTATTGATAGTATGAATGTTGGAGACATCACGAAACCAATTCAATTTG
Above is a window of Algoriphagus machipongonensis DNA encoding:
- a CDS encoding BamA/TamA family outer membrane protein is translated as MSKYLSFGLLILLFCPGYLQAQGGFWLKVKNDNSTEEVWRYFDEELKVQSTLDSILTTAVAEGYLAAYLEKTTEKTDSLEYNLVSGDRFKLVGLRKGNVPDPVWEEIPIGKASFAEWNHWSSQVLNFFENSGYPFVQLRLDSLQREGKEVLASINLETGPLITWDSVEVSGNTNTKAIFIQNLTGIKPGTPFSQKEFIESSKTLQNTPYFELSNAPGLSFQNKSAKPTFYLRDRNVNVIDGVIGLLPNENEPGKVLITGQLDLELYHLGGKGRDIAVHWLRMNPQSQSLGIQAKESFIFRSPLSVQLGFNLLKQDSTFIKRAFSLDFDYRFSGTGNIRFFTNREASDLISTSGYQDLKELPEVADYRWNQYGIGLNFNWLDSQFFPRRGMKVQIEMATGNKKILQNTGIPSEVYQGLDLNSPQVTGNFQVEQHVYVRPLWGMWFRGSGGFTRNKNLFLNDLFRIGGLKSIRGFNENFFFAKTYGYLNMEQRLIFGENSYLMLFSDIGLLTNPYEELTRDIPISFGAGINLETGNGVFRFIYGLGKSNLQPLSFSYSKIHFGYLARF
- the hemW gene encoding radical SAM family heme chaperone HemW; the encoded protein is MAGIYIHIPFCKQACHYCDFHFSTNLKTMEDIVDMIKRELLLRKDYLLSSPVETIYFGGGTPSLLQPKMIESILELIQNEYSCEWKELTLEANPDDLNPSSLASWKSLGIDRLSLGIQSFNSDVLKFYNRAHTSEESIQAIDKARKMGFEKFSLDLIYGFPYKDHSIWEQDLSRAIQIDPGHISSYALTIEPKTALGNWEKKGKFSPADEDFIADQFEMLQSRMEDANYIQYEISNFAKEDQYAIHNSNYWKSTPYLGVGPSAHSFDGKSRGANPRSNTSYIKSLKENEIPTVHERLSREDNLNEYILTGLRTIWGIDLDRIKNQYQFDLRNQKSSVLNQMNQEGWLIWKDNHLSLSKSGKLLADSIAEALFI
- a CDS encoding DUF721 domain-containing protein — its product is MNKFNPHTRKKESAPLESAFKDLLKAYRLEGKFQEKSLIQAWPQLVGKTIADRTTSVFIKEKKLFVKLNSGPVKKELLMNKGKVMTLIEDQFGKGVVEDLVCF
- a CDS encoding PP2C family protein-serine/threonine phosphatase yields the protein MLTGIGILLSANLKWIPYLTFREKWKSLLFLFIILICCFYLFYQVIQYSDRRHYVVNLTDNLFLMALFSFIFIYALFCFLVTLFNLPTSSVFEQKLTEAINFQRLSQSIQPEESEEQVLDILVDSCMSASYADAAWLELGDEDGPNGILQERFLDKGLRKELTELIQIQKVAQDWAVEKRPDNLNPLPLRLNHNRFESVLLVPLVINKSAIGRMVLCKEVRDGFNKEMVNIISTFVRQACIAVENHRLLNQAIQNERYQEELKIAQRVQKSLLPTKLDHNDTFDICAYSNAADEVGGDYYDTFKLDEERYVMIIGDVSGKGTSAAFNMSQMKGIFQSLIQLNLGPAQFMIKANAALSRCLERNHFITASIFLINTKEHSICHARAGHVPTLMYQANEKKSDYLGIDGLGLGILRNMQYEKHVEEKTFHYSSGDVLVLFTDGIVEAKNQKSQQFGFERIRTLLEVYHELSPKEIQNKVIDSLHAYVGGDGLIDDDYSIMVVKFSD
- a CDS encoding STAS domain-containing protein, producing MLNIEKQKEANHDILLLKGEIDASNSMVLDEAMQELLTGGSKSILVDGSELEYISSAGLGVFMSYLEDFQEEEVQLKIYSLTPRVMEVFKILGLDQLITIYNNKEEALEA
- a CDS encoding ATP-binding protein, with the translated sequence MKHQLQIYCKTTALADLRSFLQQRLQELKMSDKDQHQLTLAVEEVCANLIIHSHNCNGSDIIRLEIKDSPEKIIFEITDNGKAFNLLDYEVPDLKKVVSQKRKGGLGIILVKTIMDEIEFESNKGTNTCRLIKWFRS
- a CDS encoding peptidylprolyl isomerase: MNYRTISALVLSLSLVLATFYPLLAEIQAQGQDESLMTIGGKPVEKDELIYLISKGKDSDPSSTGMSRDEFEENLNQFINYKLKVREAVELGMDESQEFLMEFESYKENLKAPYLIKNSLEEGELRKAYSRMQEVVRASHILFQFPPNASQEDSLSVLRMALKVKDQIENGGDINELALEYSEDPSAKQNKGDLGYFTALQMVQPFEDAAFSLQAGQVSDPVMTNFGYHIIKVLDKRPNPGQVRVSHILVRIDADDPNAEDLARRKVADIYTEIQKENTVWENIVKNYSEDPASSQNGGMLPWFSVGSMIPEFEMAAFSLTEIGEVSPPVKTKYGYHILRLEDKKPIDSFEDLEESIRSRIMRDSRSTMIQSQVMAIQKSRYSFDENETSIGNLESELKTFTQIQLPGAVAAKGLDNNELFTLQGTTYTMSDLVNFIESEELKIPVKTSAFDAWYDRFTAAKLNETEEQDILQNNKEYQMLLKEYHDGILMFSLMNQEVWQKGLQDSLGQRSFYQENIQDYQWDERVDAFIVKVLDMNQLNEARAKLRGSTLSTELISSFESEFKSNNPLAYQTESGLLEFNNHPVLSEANLNESYQEIEVNGHLHLIVLGDKLPAGPKDFSETRGLVIRDYQEFLEKSLTDRLKEKYPVQINNKSKEEAFVSLNQ
- a CDS encoding peptidylprolyl isomerase yields the protein MKILNRFTLTLLSFWMILPLAAQEAPANGSGQVLDKIVAKVDNNILLESDIQRAYLEALAQRQEGVTPPTRCEVFESLMVNKLMVAKAEIDSVVVTDAEVMLQTDQRFNMVLQQFGGNEETLAEVYGKTADQIKTEIEDVIKEQLIVQRMRGKITEGLTVSPAEVRAFYNAIPKDSLPLFTSEATVGQIVKKPEVSPKIKEEIFEKLRQFKQDILDGKSTFSELATAYSEDPGSRTQGGDLGFFRSGELAPEYEATALALKQGEISEPVESDFGIHLIQLLEKRNGSFNTRHILMIPKPSEDDLKKAERYLDSLKTEINNGTIEFAKAAKELSDDRNTSDNGGFFVDPATNSNRLSLRTLEDPVLYFTIDSMNVGDITKPIQFENPREGTMLRILYYKAKYPAHRANMEDDYEKLKAATLRKKEDELLGKWFVTAKEDVFIDIDPSYDRCNALEDRGK